In Bacteroidota bacterium, a genomic segment contains:
- a CDS encoding PAS domain S-box protein, whose amino-acid sequence MKEPIRILHLEDSEYDAELIQNMIDDGGIACSIQRVATRQDFDVALDRRQFDMILSDYSLPAFDGISALALARDKAPDVPFIFVSAAMGEERAIDSLKRGATDYVLKQRLSRLVPAIQRAMQEITDRNERQRAERALHKTEQKFHAIVESSQDLIWEVDREGRIILINSSVSRLLGYPVSGVIGQESFAYLHDEDRSSLKEEFRTRVAEKAGWSGRILRWRHIDGTYLWFESNATPVLNDVHELVGFRGVDRDITRRMQAEEELRQSEERFRLITENVTDLIALLDLNGQRLYNSPSYNDILGDPMALQGTDSFREIHPGDRERIVNLFKEAVRTGIGQRAEYRLRGKDEKTRFIESQASVIKNQRGEPMNVVVVSRDVSERKKLEQQLLHAHKMESLGTLAGGIAHDFNNVLAIMLGYASMLTREPITHEHLEKSVEAMTTAIQRGAGLVRQLLTFARKSDIAFEPVNVKATVQEVVGMCSQTFPKTITFSPQVNSQLPTIIADKNQLHLALLNLCVNARDAMPAGGSITINATVIRGDDIRDQFRDASSGSYIHITVSDTGVGIDPNTVARIFEPFFTTKEIGKGTGLGLAMVYGVVNSHRGFITVSSSVGLGTTFHLYFPVTPPTGADRTSTEEVPNSVTNGTETILLVEDELSLAELVRAALEQKGYTVLVAHDGQEAVKVFAEHSEEIALVLTDLGLPKLGGLEAFKKMKKKKSDVIALVATGYLDPEQRSEMLRIGVRDFVDKPYSPNQLLRKIRLMLDARKPAS is encoded by the coding sequence ATGAAAGAACCCATTCGTATTCTCCACCTCGAAGACAGCGAGTACGACGCGGAGTTGATCCAGAATATGATTGACGACGGGGGCATTGCCTGTAGTATTCAACGCGTTGCTACCCGGCAGGATTTTGACGTTGCTCTCGACCGCCGTCAGTTCGACATGATCCTCTCGGATTACTCCCTGCCGGCGTTCGACGGAATTTCCGCCCTTGCCCTTGCGCGAGATAAAGCGCCTGATGTCCCGTTCATCTTTGTCTCGGCAGCAATGGGAGAGGAACGGGCAATCGACAGCTTGAAACGCGGTGCAACGGATTACGTCCTAAAGCAACGCCTTTCGCGACTTGTACCCGCCATCCAACGTGCAATGCAGGAAATCACGGATCGGAACGAACGGCAACGCGCCGAAAGAGCCTTGCACAAAACGGAGCAGAAATTTCATGCTATTGTCGAGTCGAGCCAGGATTTGATTTGGGAGGTTGATCGGGAAGGGCGCATTATACTCATCAACTCGTCTGTCTCGCGGTTACTGGGTTATCCCGTCTCCGGGGTTATCGGGCAGGAGAGCTTTGCCTATCTTCACGACGAGGACAGATCTTCACTCAAAGAAGAGTTTCGCACCCGCGTAGCGGAAAAGGCGGGCTGGTCCGGACGCATTCTCCGCTGGCGGCATATCGATGGAACGTACCTGTGGTTTGAAAGCAATGCAACTCCGGTTCTGAATGATGTGCATGAACTTGTCGGGTTTCGCGGCGTTGACCGCGACATCACACGAAGAATGCAGGCGGAGGAAGAACTGCGGCAGAGTGAGGAACGGTTCCGCCTGATTACCGAAAATGTTACCGACCTTATCGCATTACTCGATCTCAACGGCCAGCGACTCTACAATAGTCCATCCTACAACGACATTCTCGGCGACCCGATGGCGTTGCAGGGAACGGATTCATTCCGGGAGATTCACCCCGGCGACCGTGAAAGAATCGTCAATCTGTTCAAGGAGGCTGTTCGCACAGGTATCGGGCAGAGGGCTGAGTACCGCCTTCGGGGCAAGGATGAAAAAACCAGGTTCATCGAATCGCAGGCAAGCGTCATCAAGAATCAACGTGGCGAACCGATGAACGTGGTGGTGGTTTCGCGTGATGTCAGCGAGAGAAAGAAGCTCGAACAACAACTCCTGCACGCTCACAAAATGGAAAGCCTCGGAACGCTCGCCGGCGGCATCGCACATGACTTCAACAACGTTCTCGCCATCATGCTCGGCTACGCATCGATGCTGACGCGGGAGCCTATTACACACGAGCATCTTGAGAAAAGTGTCGAGGCAATGACCACCGCAATTCAACGGGGGGCCGGACTCGTGCGCCAGTTGCTGACGTTTGCGCGCAAAAGCGATATTGCGTTCGAGCCGGTAAATGTGAAAGCTACGGTTCAGGAAGTTGTCGGGATGTGTTCGCAGACCTTCCCTAAAACCATTACCTTTTCACCGCAGGTGAACTCCCAACTCCCGACTATCATCGCCGACAAGAATCAGTTGCATCTTGCATTGCTCAACCTGTGCGTGAATGCCCGCGATGCCATGCCTGCCGGAGGCTCCATAACGATCAACGCAACCGTGATCCGCGGCGATGATATTCGTGATCAATTCCGCGACGCATCAAGCGGCAGCTATATTCATATCACGGTGTCCGACACGGGTGTCGGAATTGATCCGAACACCGTTGCCCGCATTTTCGAACCCTTCTTCACGACGAAGGAAATCGGCAAAGGAACCGGGCTTGGCCTTGCGATGGTGTACGGCGTGGTCAACAGCCACCGGGGCTTCATCACCGTATCCAGCAGCGTGGGACTCGGCACAACCTTCCACCTCTATTTTCCCGTCACACCACCGACAGGAGCCGATCGTACATCCACTGAAGAAGTCCCGAACTCCGTTACCAATGGAACAGAAACAATCCTGCTGGTCGAAGACGAATTGTCGCTCGCGGAATTGGTACGCGCAGCATTGGAACAGAAAGGATACACCGTACTTGTTGCGCACGACGGACAGGAAGCTGTGAAAGTTTTCGCTGAACATTCCGAGGAGATTGCGCTTGTGTTGACAGACCTCGGGTTGCCGAAACTCGGCGGGCTGGAGGCATTCAAGAAGATGAAGAAGAAGAAATCCGACGTGATAGCCTTGGTTGCAACGGGCTACCTTGACCCGGAACAACGTTCGGAGATGCTGCGAATCGGCGTGCGGGATTTTGTCGACAAACCCTACTCACCGAACCAACTGCTGAGAAAAATCCGCCTCATGCTCGACGCCCGGAAACCTGCTTCATGA
- a CDS encoding right-handed parallel beta-helix repeat-containing protein: MLKLFISITCLAAHACAATSVTVRDAAELQQLFRFPVGSLVVTLMPGTYHLTPSPILDSSCGNCEVDSTQVEATVGLHLRGRKIHLRGPADKSAIIYTHAGYGLYFEDCDDGLIENLTITGGERDTNGMATDAAVVAKNSIVVIRSNLITNNIGDSATVAKKVVGVMGICGREGSALTISNNEIIRNSWDGIALYRGANATIENNIVDGVDKACGTQVGGGRGVGIGVTWNAMATIRQNLVTRYWKGIGLFVDANGVVERNIVEDILTWGIAYWDADKGMPVGFINKNVIYKTGACGASIARTREGDDPGLFTDNIVVETGQNEKYDSPDYYCYQCALALHAVPKDFLIEGNIFYNNRRATSDLPDYDISRDEFEAVVKDMCKDLASEPVFRRSVFLRDFHR, encoded by the coding sequence ATGCTAAAGCTATTCATATCAATAACTTGTCTGGCTGCCCATGCTTGTGCGGCAACTTCTGTTACCGTTCGCGATGCAGCCGAGTTGCAACAACTCTTTCGATTCCCGGTCGGAAGTCTGGTGGTGACACTGATGCCCGGCACATATCATCTTACGCCCTCGCCTATTCTCGATTCATCGTGCGGAAATTGTGAAGTTGACTCGACACAAGTCGAAGCCACGGTCGGGCTTCATCTTCGGGGAAGAAAAATCCACCTGAGAGGTCCGGCCGACAAGTCTGCGATCATTTACACACATGCCGGCTACGGATTGTATTTTGAAGACTGTGACGACGGGCTTATCGAGAATCTCACGATCACCGGCGGCGAGCGCGATACGAACGGCATGGCAACCGATGCGGCAGTTGTTGCGAAGAACAGCATCGTTGTCATTCGCAGCAATCTCATCACCAACAACATCGGCGATTCGGCAACAGTTGCAAAAAAGGTTGTGGGGGTGATGGGAATTTGCGGGCGCGAAGGTTCGGCTCTCACGATCTCCAACAACGAGATTATCCGCAATTCGTGGGATGGCATCGCGTTATACCGCGGCGCAAATGCGACGATTGAGAACAATATTGTTGACGGCGTAGATAAAGCATGCGGTACTCAAGTGGGCGGAGGACGCGGCGTCGGCATCGGCGTGACGTGGAACGCAATGGCGACAATCCGGCAGAACCTCGTGACCCGCTATTGGAAAGGCATAGGCCTGTTCGTTGATGCGAACGGCGTTGTCGAACGGAATATCGTGGAGGATATCCTCACGTGGGGAATTGCCTACTGGGATGCTGACAAGGGGATGCCGGTCGGTTTCATCAACAAGAACGTTATCTACAAAACCGGCGCATGCGGTGCTTCGATTGCGCGTACGCGCGAAGGGGACGATCCCGGACTGTTCACCGACAACATTGTTGTCGAGACCGGGCAGAACGAAAAGTATGACTCGCCCGACTACTATTGTTACCAATGCGCGCTTGCCCTGCACGCCGTGCCGAAGGACTTTTTGATAGAAGGGAATATCTTTTACAACAACAGGCGCGCAACCTCCGATCTGCCCGACTATGATATTTCGCGGGATGAGTTTGAAGCCGTTGTCAAAGACATGTGCAAGGATCTGGCTTCCGAGCCTGTCTTCCGGCGATCGGTATTTCTAAGAGATTTCCACCGATAG